A stretch of the Musa acuminata AAA Group cultivar baxijiao chromosome BXJ2-7, Cavendish_Baxijiao_AAA, whole genome shotgun sequence genome encodes the following:
- the LOC135617679 gene encoding probable calcium-binding protein CML45 has translation MALHRPVSFVDVPSFLTRPSLLQLPPSFLLSKHSQTLLDSLTSHTFSRTAITTVCIYTGRFVFFVRPNNIVFFFFFVPPLPPPMEKPSTTAPYQSLALTEPIVLLFYKTVSIWFLLLQKISLQFVVFLRSRDEFPAPCASRIDEHAGKGASGDCGDALELTREDVEAVMEAMGIHRGSDGGDQLRERIAGVELSGLFEGEEPSLEEVEAAFAVFDDDRDGFIDAAELQRVLPKLGFREGLALEACRQMIAAYDENQDGRIDFDEFVKFMENSFC, from the coding sequence ATGGCTCTCCATCGACCTGTCTCTTTCGTCGATGTGCCCTCCTTTTTGACTCGACCATCTCTCTTGCAGCTTCCTCCCTCCTTCCTCCTTTCCAAGCACAGCCAAACTTTGTTAGACTCGCTGACGAGCCACACGTTTTCAAGGACAGCCATCACGACTGTATGCATATATACTGGTCGCTTCGTCTTCTTCGTCAGGCCAAACaacatcgtcttcttcttcttcttcgtccctcctcttcctcctccgatggAGAAGCCATCGACGACAGCCCCCTACCAGTCGCTCGCGCTGACAGAGCCCATCGTGCTCCTCTTCTACAAGACCGTCTCCATCTGGTTCCTCCTCCTCCAGAAGATATCCCTCCAGTTCGTCGTCTTCCTCCGGTCCCGCGACGAGTTCCCCGCTCCGTGCGCCTCGAGGATCGATGAGCACGCCGGTAAGGGCGCATCGGGCGACTGCGGGGACGCCCTGGAACTGACCAGGGAGGACGTGGAGGCGGTGATGGAGGCCATGGGCATCCACCGCGGTTCCGACGGCGGCGACCAGCTCAGGGAGCGCATCGCCGGCGTGGAGCTGTCGGGCCTGTTCGAGGGCGAGGAGCCCAGCCTGGAGGAGGTGGAGGCGGCGTTCGCGGTGTTCGATGACGACCGCGACGGGTTCATCGACGCCGCGGAGCTGCAGCGAGTGCTCCCCAAGCTGGGCTTCCGGGAGGGGCTGGCGCTGGAGGCGTGCCGGCAAATGATCGCGGCGTACGACGAGAACCAGGACGGGAGGATCGACTTCGATGAGTTCGTCAAGTTCATGGAGAACAGCTTCTGCTGA